Below is a window of Tautonia marina DNA.
ACCTTCCGCAACCGAACCGGCTTGACCGACGCCGACCTCTCCGGCTCCCTCGTCCTCGACGGAGGGTGCGGCATGGGCCGCTACGTCCGGGTCGCCGCCGAGGCCGGGGCCCGCGTCGTCGGCATCGACCTGAGCGAAGCCGTCCAGGCCGCCCGAGACCTGAACGCCGACCTGCCGATCGTCGGCCTGCTCCGAGCCGATCTCTTCCGCCTCCCCCTGCTCGAAGGGTCGTTCGATCACATCTACTCCCTCGGCGTCCTCGACCACACACCCGACCCCCGCCGCGCCTTCCTCTCGCTCGCCCGACGACTCAAACCGGGAGGCCGCATCGCCATCTGGGTTTACCAGAAGGAGCGTCCCGCGCTCGAGGCGATCATCGAGGCCCACCGCGCCATCTCAACCCGCCTTCCCGTCCCTGTCCTCGAAACCCTCAGCCGATGGTCCGCGCCGATCGGCAGCCTGAAGCGTCGCCTGATGAACAGCCCGAACCGCCTGGTCGCTCGGTGCGGTGTCGCGCTCAACGTGCTGACGATCGGCGTCTCGATGCACCCCGATCCCGAGGTCCGCGTCTGCGACACGCTCGACTGGTACGCGCCGAAGTACGCTTCGCGGCACACCTTCGAGGAGGTGTCCTCCTGGTTCCACGAGGCTGGTCTTGTGGAGATCGAAGACCTCTCTGCCCGCCAGACCCACTACCACAAGGGGCAGGGCAACGGCATCAACCTCGCCGGTCGTCGCCCGGTAGCGTGACCTGATTGCGCACGACGATGCATCCGCTTGAAGCCCTCGGGCGTTCTGACGTACACTTCGAACCACGCTCCACACGCGAGACTCCCAACGAGGCCCGGAGGCGGTACGGATGGCGGCATCGAGCCCAATCGACGGCAACGCGAACCC
It encodes the following:
- a CDS encoding class I SAM-dependent methyltransferase; protein product: MPDLTQSRTISTYSLQWNRYRILRPEEDRATFRNRTGLTDADLSGSLVLDGGCGMGRYVRVAAEAGARVVGIDLSEAVQAARDLNADLPIVGLLRADLFRLPLLEGSFDHIYSLGVLDHTPDPRRAFLSLARRLKPGGRIAIWVYQKERPALEAIIEAHRAISTRLPVPVLETLSRWSAPIGSLKRRLMNSPNRLVARCGVALNVLTIGVSMHPDPEVRVCDTLDWYAPKYASRHTFEEVSSWFHEAGLVEIEDLSARQTHYHKGQGNGINLAGRRPVA